One genomic window of Gossypium hirsutum isolate 1008001.06 chromosome D11, Gossypium_hirsutum_v2.1, whole genome shotgun sequence includes the following:
- the LOC107929700 gene encoding disease resistance protein At4g27190, translating into MGSAIKHFMELVEQAGTVFEVANTIRGLIENHWEFPKGIDQNVNNLKRKRDQLNGQKEDIESRIKSELRPRKKVKKEVDLWIENVKRINGEIPNLESKVRGSSFFSRGFLVKNVRKKEEEVEELLEKGRFSDDLVVNDLSWIGQVLPTPSLVVETVKRKKNEIMQHFRNDEVQKIGVYGMPGVGKTSAVTLVNNELLKGEIEFKIIVWVTVGRKCSVIELQNKIAKAMNVSISEDEDETLRAGMLSEILSEKGRFVLILDDVWERFSFEKVGIPESSKGKLVLTSRSLDVCRRMDCQVVKMEPLSNEDAWTLFSDKVGQNLMTSADLLPIAKSIVERCAGLPLVIVIVASSMRGEDNLPIWRNALAELNRKISSTIDVKDKVYQQLRLSYDRLKDRSTQNCFLACASYRQDLGILKQQLIRDWVGKGLIEEMGSLEANMDKGEAILRTLVENWLLENVGNERVRMHDLVTDMAKLITQDLY; encoded by the exons ATGGGTTCAGCAATAAAACATTTCAT GGAGTTAGTTGAACAAGCAGGGACTGTTTTTGAAGTTGCAAATACTATACGGGGTTTAATTGAAAACCACTGGGAATTCCCTAAAGGCATTGATCAGAATGTAAATAATCTGAAGAGAAAGAGAGATCAACTAAATGGTCAGAAAGAAGACATTGAATCAAGAATCAAATCAGAGCTGCGCCCGAGAAAGAAAGTCAAGAAAGAAGTTGATCTGTGGattgaaaatgtcaaaaggatAAATGGGGAAATTCCTAATCTCGAATCTAAAGTTAGAGGTAGCAGCTTTTTCTCTCGTGGATTTCTTGTTAAGAATGTTCGTAAGAAGGAAGAAGAAGTTGAAGAATTGCTTGAAAAGGGTAGATTTTCTGATGATTTGGTTGTCAACGATCTTTCGTGGATTGGTCAGGTGTTGCCAACACCGAGCTTAGTCGTTGAAACAGTAAAACGTAAAAAGAATGAGATTATGCAACACTTCAGGAATGATGAGGTTCAAAAGATTGGAGTTTATGGAATGCCAGGAGTTGGGAAAACAAGTGCCGTCACGCTTGTCAACAATGAACTCTTAAAAGGTGAAATCGAGTTCAAGATCATAGTATGGGTCACTGTAGGGAGGAAATGTAGTGTTATTGAACTGCAGAATAAGATTGCAAAGGCAATGAATGTCAGTATTTCCGAAGATGAAGACGAGACTTTAAGAGCAGGGATGTTGTCTGAAATTTTGAGTGAAAAGGGTAGATTTGTTTTAATATTGGATGATGTATGGGAGAGATTTTCCTTCGAAAAAGTTGGAATTCCTGAGTCTTCTAAGGGTAAATTAGTGTTGACATCTCGTTCATTGGATGTATGTCGACGAATGGATTGTCAAGTCGTAAAAATGGAGCCACTTTCGAATGAAGATGCATGGACATTGTTCTCGGACAAGGTTGGTCAAAACCTAATGACTTCTGCAGATTTACTACCGATTGCAAAATCTATCGTTGAGCGTTGTGCTGGTTTACCGTTGGTGATAGTTATAGTTGCCAGTAGCATGAGAGGTGAAGACAACCTTCCAATATGGAGGAATGCGCTTGCAGAATTGAACCGAAAGATATCGAGTACTATCGATGTTAAAGACAAGGTGTACCAACAATTGAGACTCAGCTACGATCGATTGAAAGATCGAAGCACCCAAAATTGTTTCCTTGCTTGTGCATCGTATCGTCAAGACTTGGGAATTCTAAAGCAACAGTTGATAAGAGATTGGGTTGGAAAGGGATTAATAGAGGAAATGGGTAGCTTGGAAGCAAACATGGACAAGGGAGAAGCTATACTAAGAACACTAGTAGAGAATTGGTTGTTAGAAAATGTAGGAAATGAAAGAGTAAGAATGCATGATCTTGTAACAGATATGGCTAAACTTATCACTCAAGACTTGTATTAA
- the LOC107929723 gene encoding probable disease resistance protein At4g27220 isoform X2, which translates to MDFVLNKIHKQLDNHRSLDQHQNDLKRKVMELNGVKEDTDSRINAELQPRKKLKTEVQIWLENVERINVEVQNLNEQIGESITLTRGFHAEDVLKRTREVEELIQQGKFEEGLVVDHPQWIGQVLSTTTLSGESAKACLEEIWQCLTDDEVGKIGVWGMGGVGKTSIMKLINNQLLKETGKFHFVIWITVSKDKSISKLQKDMASKIGISFCGDEDEITRAGMLFETLSRKSRLVMILDDIWEEVSLEKVGIPEPSTGSKLVLTTRSFDVCRKMSCRAIKVKPLVEKESWKLFSEKVGRDILNIPGVEPIAKKIAKRCAGLPLGVITVASCMKGIDDLSEWRNALKELSEHKQSVNGLEDEAFQQLRFSYDRLKDPKLQHCFLSCALYPEDWRIEERDLVQIWIAEGLVEEMDSRQAEFDRGHAIMNKLLSNCLLEVFQGSDNDRSIRMHDLVRDMALHITSAKPRFLVKADMGLREPPKVQEWSEDLEKVSLMWNGELEVLYPLEMSPPKCPMLTTLLLPGCGIKSIPEGFFNHMDGLKILKLSLNPIKSLPNSISNLKNLTALLLAYCDHLEYVPSLSKLRVLKELDLRGTKIKEVPHGMQNLSSLKCLDLKHSIVLEIPNGILSKLSCLQILNVSETLVSGKEVGKLKKLEMVEGRFYDFQDLSMYLQAFHGREEPPKYIIHMGKRPFPAAILTTKGIELGDSNIFNQIMLPRDIEELYAGNCTFCCHANYPLFSSGGL; encoded by the exons ATGGACTTTGTTCTGAATAAGATTCATAAACAACTGGACAATCACAGAAGCCTTGACCAGCATCAGAATGACTTGAAAAGGAAAGTAATGGAATTGAATGGTGTGAAGGAAGATACAGATTCTAGAATCAACGCAGAGCTGCagccaagaaagaaactcaagaCGGAAGTCCAGATATGGTTGGAAAATGTCGAAAGAATCAATGTCGAAGTTCAAAACCTTAATGAACAAATCGGTGAAAGCATTACTCTTACACGTGGATTTCATGCAGAGGATGTGTTAAAGAGGACAAGAGAAGTTGAGGAACTTATTCAACAAGGCAAATTTGAGGAAGGCTTGGTGGTTGACCATCCTCAATGGATTGGACAGGTTTTGTCGACTACAACTTTATCTGGTGAAAGTGCAAAGGCCTGTTTGGAAGAGATTTGGCAGTGTTTGACGGATGATGAGGTTGGAAAGATTGGAGTTTGGGGGATGGGTGGTGTGGGGAAAACAAGCATCATGAAGCTTATAAACAATCAACTCTTAAAAGAGACGGGGAAATTCCATTTTGTAATTTGGATCACTGTATCCAAGGACAAGAGTATTTCTAAGCTACAGAAAGACATGGCAAGTAAGATTGGAATAAGCTTTTGTGGTGATGAAGATGAAATAACAAGGGCAGGGATGCTGTTTGAAACACTGTCTCGGAAGAGTAGGCTTGTGATGATCTTGGACGATATATGGGAAGAGGTTTCCCTTGAGAAGGTTGGAATTCCTGAACCATCTACCGGGAGTAAATTAGTCTTGACAACGAGATCATTTGATGTGTGTCGAAAAATGAGTTGTAGAGCAATTAAAGTGAAGCCTTTGGTGGAAAAAGAGTCGTGGAAGTTGTTCTCGGAGAAGGTGGGTCGGGATATTCTAAATATTCCAGGGGTGGAACCAATTGCAAAAAAGATTGCTAAGCGTTGTGCGGGTTTGCCCTTGGGAGTAATTACTGTAGCTTCTTGTATGAAGGGCATTGATGACCTTTCTGAATGGAGGAACGCACTAAAGGAATTAAGTGAACACAAACAAAGTGTTAATGGATTGGAAGATGAGGCGTTCCAGCAGCTGCGATTTAGTTATGATCGTTTGAAGGATCCAAAACTTCAACATTGTTTCCTCAGTTGTGCTTTATATCCTGAAGATTGGAGAATTGAAGAGAGAGATCTTGTTCAAATATGGATTGCAGAAGGGCTTGTGGAAGAAATGGATAGCAGGCAGGCAGAGTTTGACAGGGGTCATGCAATAATGAATAAACTCTTGAGCAATTGTTTGTTAGAAGTTTTTCAAGGAAGCGACAATGACAGATCAATAAGGATGCATGATCTTGTAAGGGACATGGCATTACATATCACAAGTGCAAAACCTCGATTTTTGGTAAAAGCTGACATGGGATTAAGGGAGCCACCGAAGGTGCAAGAATGGAGTGAGGATTTGGAGAAGGTTTCATTGATGTGGAATGGGGAGTTAGAAGTTCTGTATCCCTTGGAAATGTCACCACCAAAGTGTCCGATGCTCACAACATTGTTGCTGCCTGGTTGTGGTATAAAGAGTATTCCCGAAGGTTTCTTCAACCATATGGATGGACTCAAGATTCTTAAGCTTTCTCTTAATCCTATCAAGAGTCTCCCAAATTCCATATCAAATTTGAAGAATCTCACTGCATTATTGCTTGCTTACTGTGATCATTTAGAGTATGTGCCATCGTTGTCAAAGCTTCGAGTTTTAAAAGAGTTGGATCTTCGAGGAACAAAAATCAAGGAAGTCCCTCATGGGATGCAAAACTTGTCCAGCCTGAAGTGCCTAGATCTAAAACATTCGATCGTACTTGAGATCCCGAATGGAATATTGTCCAAACTTTCTTGCCTTCAAATTTTGAATGTTAGTGAAACATTGGTAAGTGGAAAGGAGGTTGGTAAGTTGAAgaaattggaaatggttgaaggGAGGTTTTACGACTTCCAAGACTTGAGCATGTATCTCCAAGCTTTTCATGGTCGAGAAGAACCTCCTAAATATATCATCCATATGGGTAAAAGACCATTTCCTGCGGccattttaacaacaaaaggcATTGAATTAGGGGATTCCAATATCTTCAACCAGATTATGCTTCCACGTGACATTGAGGAATTGTATGCTGGTAACTGCACTTTCTGTTGTCACGCAAACTACCCACTTTTCTCCAG TGGTGGTTTGTGA
- the LOC107929723 gene encoding probable disease resistance protein At1g61300 isoform X1, translating to MDFVLNKIHKQLDNHRSLDQHQNDLKRKVMELNGVKEDTDSRINAELQPRKKLKTEVQIWLENVERINVEVQNLNEQIGESITLTRGFHAEDVLKRTREVEELIQQGKFEEGLVVDHPQWIGQVLSTTTLSGESAKACLEEIWQCLTDDEVGKIGVWGMGGVGKTSIMKLINNQLLKETGKFHFVIWITVSKDKSISKLQKDMASKIGISFCGDEDEITRAGMLFETLSRKSRLVMILDDIWEEVSLEKVGIPEPSTGSKLVLTTRSFDVCRKMSCRAIKVKPLVEKESWKLFSEKVGRDILNIPGVEPIAKKIAKRCAGLPLGVITVASCMKGIDDLSEWRNALKELSEHKQSVNGLEDEAFQQLRFSYDRLKDPKLQHCFLSCALYPEDWRIEERDLVQIWIAEGLVEEMDSRQAEFDRGHAIMNKLLSNCLLEVFQGSDNDRSIRMHDLVRDMALHITSAKPRFLVKADMGLREPPKVQEWSEDLEKVSLMWNGELEVLYPLEMSPPKCPMLTTLLLPGCGIKSIPEGFFNHMDGLKILKLSLNPIKSLPNSISNLKNLTALLLAYCDHLEYVPSLSKLRVLKELDLRGTKIKEVPHGMQNLSSLKCLDLKHSIVLEIPNGILSKLSCLQILNVSETLVSGKEVGKLKKLEMVEGRFYDFQDLSMYLQAFHGREEPPKYIIHMGKRPFPAAILTTKGIELGDSNIFNQIMLPRDIEELYAGNCTFCCHANYPLFSRFVLTSLGTFSSLTYFEIREVKNMKKLFSPNCVPLNLQVLKISLCVQLEEIIALDFESDERGMPTMEFSLLKLKKLVLEWLPELKSICNVDAVVVCESLKWIDVRDCPKLKRMPLKLPQLRPFSPLKLRIYVKPKEWWESAEWDDPDAKSLLKRFVNFVIW from the coding sequence ATGGACTTTGTTCTGAATAAGATTCATAAACAACTGGACAATCACAGAAGCCTTGACCAGCATCAGAATGACTTGAAAAGGAAAGTAATGGAATTGAATGGTGTGAAGGAAGATACAGATTCTAGAATCAACGCAGAGCTGCagccaagaaagaaactcaagaCGGAAGTCCAGATATGGTTGGAAAATGTCGAAAGAATCAATGTCGAAGTTCAAAACCTTAATGAACAAATCGGTGAAAGCATTACTCTTACACGTGGATTTCATGCAGAGGATGTGTTAAAGAGGACAAGAGAAGTTGAGGAACTTATTCAACAAGGCAAATTTGAGGAAGGCTTGGTGGTTGACCATCCTCAATGGATTGGACAGGTTTTGTCGACTACAACTTTATCTGGTGAAAGTGCAAAGGCCTGTTTGGAAGAGATTTGGCAGTGTTTGACGGATGATGAGGTTGGAAAGATTGGAGTTTGGGGGATGGGTGGTGTGGGGAAAACAAGCATCATGAAGCTTATAAACAATCAACTCTTAAAAGAGACGGGGAAATTCCATTTTGTAATTTGGATCACTGTATCCAAGGACAAGAGTATTTCTAAGCTACAGAAAGACATGGCAAGTAAGATTGGAATAAGCTTTTGTGGTGATGAAGATGAAATAACAAGGGCAGGGATGCTGTTTGAAACACTGTCTCGGAAGAGTAGGCTTGTGATGATCTTGGACGATATATGGGAAGAGGTTTCCCTTGAGAAGGTTGGAATTCCTGAACCATCTACCGGGAGTAAATTAGTCTTGACAACGAGATCATTTGATGTGTGTCGAAAAATGAGTTGTAGAGCAATTAAAGTGAAGCCTTTGGTGGAAAAAGAGTCGTGGAAGTTGTTCTCGGAGAAGGTGGGTCGGGATATTCTAAATATTCCAGGGGTGGAACCAATTGCAAAAAAGATTGCTAAGCGTTGTGCGGGTTTGCCCTTGGGAGTAATTACTGTAGCTTCTTGTATGAAGGGCATTGATGACCTTTCTGAATGGAGGAACGCACTAAAGGAATTAAGTGAACACAAACAAAGTGTTAATGGATTGGAAGATGAGGCGTTCCAGCAGCTGCGATTTAGTTATGATCGTTTGAAGGATCCAAAACTTCAACATTGTTTCCTCAGTTGTGCTTTATATCCTGAAGATTGGAGAATTGAAGAGAGAGATCTTGTTCAAATATGGATTGCAGAAGGGCTTGTGGAAGAAATGGATAGCAGGCAGGCAGAGTTTGACAGGGGTCATGCAATAATGAATAAACTCTTGAGCAATTGTTTGTTAGAAGTTTTTCAAGGAAGCGACAATGACAGATCAATAAGGATGCATGATCTTGTAAGGGACATGGCATTACATATCACAAGTGCAAAACCTCGATTTTTGGTAAAAGCTGACATGGGATTAAGGGAGCCACCGAAGGTGCAAGAATGGAGTGAGGATTTGGAGAAGGTTTCATTGATGTGGAATGGGGAGTTAGAAGTTCTGTATCCCTTGGAAATGTCACCACCAAAGTGTCCGATGCTCACAACATTGTTGCTGCCTGGTTGTGGTATAAAGAGTATTCCCGAAGGTTTCTTCAACCATATGGATGGACTCAAGATTCTTAAGCTTTCTCTTAATCCTATCAAGAGTCTCCCAAATTCCATATCAAATTTGAAGAATCTCACTGCATTATTGCTTGCTTACTGTGATCATTTAGAGTATGTGCCATCGTTGTCAAAGCTTCGAGTTTTAAAAGAGTTGGATCTTCGAGGAACAAAAATCAAGGAAGTCCCTCATGGGATGCAAAACTTGTCCAGCCTGAAGTGCCTAGATCTAAAACATTCGATCGTACTTGAGATCCCGAATGGAATATTGTCCAAACTTTCTTGCCTTCAAATTTTGAATGTTAGTGAAACATTGGTAAGTGGAAAGGAGGTTGGTAAGTTGAAgaaattggaaatggttgaaggGAGGTTTTACGACTTCCAAGACTTGAGCATGTATCTCCAAGCTTTTCATGGTCGAGAAGAACCTCCTAAATATATCATCCATATGGGTAAAAGACCATTTCCTGCGGccattttaacaacaaaaggcATTGAATTAGGGGATTCCAATATCTTCAACCAGATTATGCTTCCACGTGACATTGAGGAATTGTATGCTGGTAACTGCACTTTCTGTTGTCACGCAAACTACCCACTTTTCTCCAGGTTTGTCCTAACCTCACTTGGCACCTTTTCCTCTCTTACTTACTTTGAAATAAGGGaagtgaaaaatatgaaaaagttgttCTCTCCAAACTGCGTGCCGCTAAATTTACAAGTGCTTAAGATTTCATTATGTGTCCAATTGGAGGAAATAATAGCATTAGATTTTGAATCGGACGAAAGAGGAATGCCTACCATGGAATTTAGCCTTCTAAAATTAAAGAAACTTGTATTGGAATGGCTACCTGAATTGAAGAGTATTTGCAATGTTGATGCAGTGGTGGTTTGTGAATCTCTTAAATGGATTGACGTAAGAGATTGTCCGAAACTAAAAAGAATGCCTCTTAAACTTCCCCAACTCCGACCATTTTCACCTCTTAAACTTCGTATTTATGTAAAGCCAAAGGAGTGGTGGGAATCAGCGGAATGGGATGATCCTGATGCCAAGTCTCTTTTGAAGCGCTTCGTGAATTTTGTAATCTGGTAA